The following nucleotide sequence is from Nitrosopumilus adriaticus.
CCAGCATACAAACATCCCGGAGGCAAAGATTGTCCTTGCCCAAAGCATGAATATATTCGAGAGCAGATTAATTTTACAAAACAAGTAAACGAGAAAGGCAAAGAGCCATCCAGAGTCACACTCAAGTTTTGTCCCGATCATTATAGAGTCTACATGGACGAGGTAATTCCTGCAATGCCACTAAAGTACAAGATTCTAACAAAGATTGCTCTAAAACTTGGAGCAATTCAAGTTGAGCAATTAAAGTACATGGAGTCAGAATTATGCTTTTACTGCAAATTCGGTTCTGGCGGACATGACAAAAAGAATGAACTTCCACCAATGTAATAATTAAAAAAATACATTAGATTTTTCACATTTAGATTAGCAAAAATTACTACAGTATTTTTCTCAAAAATCATTACAGGTATCTCTTGTAGAAAAATCAAATTTACATGCTAAAAGAATTTTAGAAAAATATGATAAATCCAGTTAAGCTTATACTTGAACTAGGATCAAAGTAATTGTGCCAATAGAGGATATTCACGAGTTCGTATCAGAACTAGAAAAGAAGGGAGAATTAAAGAGAGTAAAAACCCAAGTTGATGCAGATTTAGAGATTGCAGAAATTCTAAGGAGGAAAATGTATTCTTATGGCCCTGCAATTCTTTTTGAAAATGTAAAGGGTTTTGAGATGCCAGTTTTAGGAAACGCGTTTGGTTCAATGAAAAGATTAGAGATTGGACTTGAGATGACAGACTTTACAGAAATTGGTAAACGTATTGCAGATATGACAAAGATGGACATTCCATCAGGATTACTAAACAAAATAAAAAAACTTCCAGAATTATCAAAGATGACAGCATCATTTCCCAAAACAGAAAACAGCGGTCCGGTTACAGAGATTACATCAAGTGATGCATCTTTTGATGATTTACCAATTTTAAAATCATGGCCAAATGATGCTGGAAGATTCATCACTCTAGGATTAGTTGCAACAAAGCATCCAGAAACAGGAGTGAGGAATTTGGGAGTGTACAGAATGCAAATAATTGACAAAACTCATGCATCAATGCACTGGCAGAAGCATAAACGAGGAGCTCATCACGGAGACATTTCAAAAGACAAGGGAGAAAAAATTCCAGTTGCAATTATTTTTGGCGGGGATCCTGCAACAATTTTTTCATCAATTGCTCCAGTTCCAGAAGGACTTGACAAGTATTTGTTTGCAGGAATTACGCGAAAAGAAGGAATCAAAACTGTAAAATGTAAAACAATTGATCTAGATGTTCCAGCAAATGCAGAGATTGTTTTAGAAGGATACGTTGATCCTGCCGACATTAGAGATGAAGGACCATTCGGAGATCATACAGGATACTATACCCCAGTAGAACCATATCCAACATTCACACTAACTGGAATTATGAGAAGGAAAAATCCAATTTATGTCACAACAGTAGTTGGCAAACCAATTCTTGAGGATGCATATATTGGCAAAGTAATCGAAAGATCATTTTTACCTTTGATACAAATGTTCCATCCTGAAGTTGTAGACTTTAGCATGCCAGCAGCAGGTTGGTTCCAAGGATTTGCAATTATTTCAATTAAAAAAAGATACCCCGGCCAAGCAAAGAAAGTGATGATGGGATTATGGGGAATGGGGCAGTTATCACTAACTAAGATGTTCGTTGTTGTAGATGAGGACGTCAACGTTCATGACATCAATGATGTAATTTGGGCAATTACTACAAGAGCAGATGCTGCAAGAGACACGACAATTATCAATAACACGCCAACGGATACTTTAGATCCTGCATCACCTCTTGTCAATCTAGGTTCT
It contains:
- a CDS encoding menaquinone biosynthesis decarboxylase, whose translation is MPIEDIHEFVSELEKKGELKRVKTQVDADLEIAEILRRKMYSYGPAILFENVKGFEMPVLGNAFGSMKRLEIGLEMTDFTEIGKRIADMTKMDIPSGLLNKIKKLPELSKMTASFPKTENSGPVTEITSSDASFDDLPILKSWPNDAGRFITLGLVATKHPETGVRNLGVYRMQIIDKTHASMHWQKHKRGAHHGDISKDKGEKIPVAIIFGGDPATIFSSIAPVPEGLDKYLFAGITRKEGIKTVKCKTIDLDVPANAEIVLEGYVDPADIRDEGPFGDHTGYYTPVEPYPTFTLTGIMRRKNPIYVTTVVGKPILEDAYIGKVIERSFLPLIQMFHPEVVDFSMPAAGWFQGFAIISIKKRYPGQAKKVMMGLWGMGQLSLTKMFVVVDEDVNVHDINDVIWAITTRADAARDTTIINNTPTDTLDPASPLVNLGSKMGIDATQKTKEEGYQREIQQPVKVDDKTKDLVDSKWSDYGL